The genomic window GACGCGCAGTGGAAGGTGCGGGAGTCGGAGCAGACGATCGCGGCGCTCGAAGCGGAGCTGCGCGGGAGCGAGGCGCTCGTCCAGGGGACGACCGTGGAGACTAACCCGATCGTCCTCCAGGCGGCGCAGGCTGTCCGTGACGCCTGGCTCGACTGGTACCGCCGCAATATTCCCTCTCCGGTCGCCGGATACGTGGCGCGGCGGACCGTCCAGCCGGGCGACCAGATCACTCCCGAAAAGCTGCTCATGACCGTCGTGCCGCTCGACTACTTCTGGGTGGTCGCCAACTTCCGGGAAAGGGAGCTCGGGCGGATGCGTCCCGGCCAGCCGGTCGTGCTCAAGTCCGATCTCTACGGGTGGGGCGTGCGGTATCATGGAGTCGTCGAGGGGCTCGAGCCGGGATCGGGCAGCGTCTTTTCCCTGCTCCCGCCCGACAACGCGACCGGCAACTATGTCCATATCGTCGAGCGCGTTCCTGTCCGCATTCGGCTCGATCCGAAGGAGCTCGAGCGCCATCCACTGGTTCTCGGTCTCTCCATGGTGACCTATGTCCGTCTCACCAGCGAAGACCGGTCGATCCGGTCGCCGATCACCCAGATCCCCGTGAAGGCCTGGGAGGCCGACTATCGCTCGCGGATCTATCTTCGGGAGCTCGCCGCGATTCAAGGGAGGATCCGGAAGATCGTTGAGGAAAACCGGAACCGGAGCGGAGACGCTCCGGAGGCTCTGCGGAGCCCGCCCTCGGCCGGAAGGAGGGGTTCGCCGTGAGAAGCGCGGAGGGAGAACGACTGGATTCGGGCTTGTGGAGGCTTCGGTTTCCTCTAGGATGGAAGAGGAGGGGAGCGGATGCCGGGGTTTCAGAAGATCCTCGTCGGTTTCGATGGCTCGAAGGGGGCGGAAGCGGCCTTCGAGCTGGCCCTCGAGATCGCTGGGCGCTTCGGCGCGTCCCTGGAGGTGTTGGCGATCCTTCCCTCGCCGATGACCGATTGGGATCCCGCCTCCCCGGAGGAGCGGGAGCTCCTTCGGGCTCCGCTGGAGCGGTGCGCGGCCCGCGCCCGGGAGAAGAAGGTGCCGTTCACCGAGCGGATCCAGACCGGCGACGCGGCTCGGCGGCTTCTCGAAGCGGCGCGCCACGGGCAATACGATTTGCTGGTGATCGGGCGGCGGAGGCTTGCCCGTGCGGCCTATTGGATCCTCGGTTCGGTCTCGGAGCAGGTGATCCGCCATTCGCCCTGTCCGGTCCTCGTAGTCGAGCCCTCGCCATAGCGGCAAAGCTCTGGTCCCTCCGCTGGCTTCTGGCGGTCTTGCTGCCCTTGCTCTCCGGCTGCCTCACCCCCACCTTCGAGCGGCCCCAAGTGCCGACCGCGCAGCACTACAAGTGGGCTCCGCCGGCCAAGCCCGTGCATGCTCCGCCTGGGCCCACGTGGAAGGTGGCCGAGCCCAGGGAAAACCTGCTCGGGAAGGGGGACTGGTGGAGGATCTACCGGGATGCGGAGCTCGACCAGCTCGAGGCGGCAGCGCTGGCCGCCAACCCGACGCTGGCGGAAGCCTTTGCCCGGATGATGCAGGCGCGCGCCGAGGTCCTGGGAGTGAAGGCGATGTTCTACCCGACGCTCGATTTCACCCCGTGGCTCAAGTCGGTCTCCAATGCGGCGCAAGGCCAGTGGCCGGTCCCGCCCTTCCCCCGTCAGCTCGATCCCTGGGCCGCGGTGGGCGATACGAGCTACGAGTTTTCGCTCTGGCGCCAGCTTCCCCAGCTCCGGGCCGCCAAGGAGCAGGCGAAGGCGGTCCAGGCGGCCTTCGAGGCGATCCGACTCTCGCTGACCTCGGAAGTCGCCCAAAACTACTACCTCTTGCGGCAGATCGACCTGGAGCTTTCGATCCTCGACCACATCATCGCGGTCTTCGAGACCGATCTCCATCTCACGCAGGAACGGACCAGGCTCGGCATCGGCCAGCAGCTCGACGTGCAGCGGGCCCGAAGCCAGCTCGAGCAGGTCCAGGGCGAACGGGAGGGGATCCGGTGGAGCCGGGCCAAGGTCGAGAACGGCTTGGCCGCGCTCACCGGCAGGTCGGCGTCGACCTTCCATCTCCGCCCGCGTCCCCTCGCGGGCGAGCCGCCGGCGGTGCCCGCAGGAGTCCCCTCGGAGCTGCTGGAGAGGAGGCCGGATGTCGCGCGGGCCGAGCGGCTCATGGCGGCCGCCAACGAGCAGGTCGGGGTCGCCCGCGCCGCGTTTTACCCTTCCTTCTATCTCGCCGGATTCGGCGGCTTCCAGAGCCTCTTCTTCAACACCTTGCTGACCCTGCACAATGCATACTGGGCCGCAGGCCCGCTGCTCGACGTGCCGATCTTCGAGGGGGGACGCCTCATCGCCGGCTTGAATGCGGCCAAGGCGAGCTACTGGGTGACGGTCCAGGAGTACCGGAAGGAGGTCCTCGCCGCCTTCCAGGAGGTCGAGGACTATCTCTCCGGGATCCGGATCCTGGCGGAGCAGCAGCGACGCTTCGGCGGCGCGGTGGCGGCCTCGAGCCGGCAAGTCGATATGACGATGGACCGCTATCGGCGGGGGCTGGCCAACTACTTTGAGATCGTCCAGGCCAACAAGGAGTGGCTCACCAGCCAGCGGGACGATGCGCAGACCTTGGGCAAGCGCTTTGTGCTGACCGCGTTGCTCGTCAAGGGGCTCGGAGGCGGATGGGAGGATTCTTCCTTCCGCCCCGCTTCTCCCCAGGCACCGGCGCTCGGCGCTGCGGCCGCCCCGGCCGGCCGTGCGCCGAATCCGACTCCGGCGCCCCCGGCCGGCAACCCCTCGGCCGGGCCCTGAGAGGAAGATGAGCCCGGCTGCCGGGCGCTTGTGCGCCCATGGAGGAGCTTCTCCCATTGACAGCCATCGACTCGTTTCCCCATTATGGTCCATCCCAAGGGGATGGAGTTCCCCAAAACCGCCGCCTCGGCTGATAACTCCTACCGACGAGCATCTGAAAGGAGGAGGCATGGCTTTGCGGGGGTGGGTGGTTTCTTTCACATCGGGCGTAGGGCGAGTGGCGCCAAGGCGGCCTTCCCTTGCTGGGCGAGGTCGGCCGTGACCCAGGTTTGGGCGCTTGCATCTCTCTGGTTTGGCCTGGCTCTGGTTGCGAGCCTTGCCTCGAATTGGCTCCGCATTTCGACGGCACTCTCCGAAATCATCGTCGGGATGATCGCCTCTACGGTCTTCGCGGCCACGATCGGCCCCGATCTGCTCGGGACGAACGAGCCGTGGGTCAAGGTCTTCGCCGGAGTCGGCGCCATCCTGCTCACTTTTCTTGCGGGGGCAGAGCTCGACCCTCAGGTATTCCGACGGAAATGGAAAGAGGCCGTGGCGGTGGGCGCGGCGAGCTTCCTGCTCCCTTCGCTCGGCTGCGCGGCAGCCGCTCACTATCTTCTCGGCTGGAAGGTCATGCCGAGCATCCTGGCCGGCATCGCCCTCGCGGCGACTTCGGTCGCGGTCGTCTATACGGTGATGATGGAGTTTGGGTTCAATCGCACCGAGTTTGGGAAGACGATCCTGGCCGCTTGCTTCGTCACCGATCTCGGTACGGTCGTCACGCTCGGCCTGGTGTTTGCCCCCTTCACCGGGAAGACCCTGATCTTTGCGGTTGCCCTGGTGGCGGTCTTCGTCGGGCTGCCCTGGCTCACCCGGCAGCTCTTCCGGCGATATGGGGAGCGCCCGTCCGAGCTCGAAACGAAGTTCTTGCTTCTCTGCCTGCTCGGAATGGGGGCGCTTGCCACGTGGGCCGGTAGCGAAGCGGTCTTGCCGGCCTATTTGATCGGGATGACGCTCGCCGGAAGCGTTGGACGAGATCATTCCCTCATCCGGCGCCTGCGTACCGTCACGATCGGGCTCCTGACGCCATTTTACTTTACACGGGCGGGCTATCTCGTCTCGATCCCCGCCGTGATTGCCGCGCCAATGGGCGTGCTTTTCTTCTTCCTCGCGGAAACCTTCACCAAGATCGTCAGTGTCTACCCGGTCGCAAAATCGTACGGATCGACTCATAAGGAAGCGATGTACACCACTCTGTTGATGTCCTCGGGCCTCACCTTCGGGACGATCGCCTCGCTCTTCGGCCTCTCGCACGGGATTATCGACAAGAGCCAATATTCAACCCTGGTGGCGGCGATCATCGGGACCGCCATCATTCCCACGGTGATCGCCAATGCCTTCTTCCTTCCGCGCCATCTGCTGCCGAAGGCGGACCCACCGGCTTCGGCCGGCGGGAAGGGGGGAGAGCGGGTGTCGGCCCCGCGCGAGCAACCGGATTAGCCTTTGGAGGTGCTGATGTTCGAGAAGATCCTGGTAGCCAATGACGGATCGGACCCCGCCTTCCGTGCGCTTTCCGCGGCGCTCGCCCTCGCCCGGCAGAACCACTCCGAGCTTCACATGGTCTGCGTGGAGGAGGTTCCCTATCTGCCCGAACTGCTCGAGGAGGTGCGCGAGGCGGCCGGAACCGAGGCGCGCCGCTTGCACCATGTTGTGGAGCGCTCGAAAGCGATGGCTGCGGCAGAGGCAATCCCGCTCGCAACCCACCTGATCCCGGGCCACCCGGTGCGCGACATCGTGAAGCTCGCTGCGGACCTTGGCGCCTCCTTGCTCGTCATTGGGGCGCGAGGCCACTCGGCCTTCTACGAGCGCATGATCGGCAGCCGCGCGGACCGGATCGTGCAGCTCGCACCCTGTCCGGTGCTGATCCTGAAGTAGAGCGCGCCACGACGCCTTCTGTGGCCTGCGCTCGCCGCTGCCGTATCCGCGCGGGCCTGGCTTTTCGGGAATCTCCCGGCGGCACCGGCTCTGGGCGCCATATTTCGAAGCCCGCACAACCGGATCGGACCGTTCATGAAAAATCGGCTGGCCTTGGGGAGCGGGTGGGCTATGCTAGGTGCATGACCATCAAGAAGCTTGCCCTCTGTTGTCTCTTGTTCGCTGCCGGCCTCTCCTATTCGCTGCCCGCCGGGGCCGCGCCCGCCTGCTCGGGCCAGAAGTGCTCGGAGCTCTCGGGCAAAGGCAAGTGTGGCAAGAAGAAGGGCTCCTGCGAGAAGGGGAGCTCGAGCGAGAAGGGGAGCAGCGATCACTCTTCCTAGCCTTCCCTAGGGAGGATCCGCCTTTCTGTCCTCTCCGACGGCTACCGTCCGGAGATGGCTCGCTTTTTGCACGGCTCATCGTCGCGATTCCCGGCATGCGGGCGAGGGCGGGAACGGGGATGTCATGAAGGTGAACCTCGCGGAAGTTCCTTGGGAGGAGCGCCGATCGCCCAAGGGGCGCTATCATCTCTTTCAAAAAGCGATCAGCTTCGCCCTGGGAGGCAAGAAGGATATCGGGACCTGGGCCGGAGGACATCCCTTCGACGCTACCCTGGTTCGAATTCCGGCGGGCGCAGTCGATTGGCCGCTCCATGCTCATGCCGCCCAATGGGAGCTCTACGGGGTCGAAGAAGGCAACGGGTGGGTTCGGATGGGCGAGCGGCGGATCGATGTCGGGCCGGGGGACTGGTTCCTGGCAAAGCCGCAGGAGGCTCACCAGATCGAAAATCCGGGTCCAGGCGATCTTGTGCTGCTCGTGATCGCCAACAACCCCGAGGCGGACGTGGTTTCCTACGCCCAGTCGGGCAAGTTTTTCATCAAACCCGAGCGAAAGATCGTTAGCGAGAGCCCGCTCTCCTACTACGACGGGGAGGAGTAGCCGGAGGAGAGTGCTTGGGGGTGCCGGGCCGCTCGCCCGAGGAGCTCGGCAACCTCGTCGGCCGAGGGCAACCCTTGCCTCGCCCCGAGGCGAGTGCAGGCAAGGGCGCCTGCGGCGGAAGCAAAGCGGAGGAGATCCTCCCAATCCATCCGGCGTGCCACGCCGAGTGCGAAGGCTCCGTGAAAGGCATCGCCCGCTCCGGTGGAATCGACGCAAGGGACGGGATAGGCGGCAAGCCTGCCCCGCTTCCCCTTCGAGGACCAGATGAGCCCCCGTTCTCCGAGTGTCACGACGACGCAGGGGTGGGGCGCAGCAAGCCGACTCAAGGCTTCCTCCGGGTCGGTCGAGCCCGTGGCTTGTGCGGCGAAGCGTTCCGAAGCGACCAGGTAGTCGACAACCTCGGCGAGCGTCCGGGTTCCCTCGTGGAAGGAGCCAGCGTCCAGGACGGTC from Methylacidimicrobium sp. B4 includes these protein-coding regions:
- a CDS encoding HlyD family efflux transporter periplasmic adaptor subunit, with the translated sequence MRNEEWEGRVPEPEADYRDGSSEPRDLRARAPRALRLGRKIWGRLVRSLGGGSRAEGGAPSWRGVGRRFAFGLILFALLFWVVFLRGWVVTNDAYVTGNVAPVKSQVSGTVVEVCVESTERVEKGQTLVRLDGLKAWVALRKAEADLAAAVRRVENLFSQVSRLRHRIEEEKAALGRNRYDLGLYRGGTASGVIAEQQSVDAQWKVRESEQTIAALEAELRGSEALVQGTTVETNPIVLQAAQAVRDAWLDWYRRNIPSPVAGYVARRTVQPGDQITPEKLLMTVVPLDYFWVVANFRERELGRMRPGQPVVLKSDLYGWGVRYHGVVEGLEPGSGSVFSLLPPDNATGNYVHIVERVPVRIRLDPKELERHPLVLGLSMVTYVRLTSEDRSIRSPITQIPVKAWEADYRSRIYLRELAAIQGRIRKIVEENRNRSGDAPEALRSPPSAGRRGSP
- a CDS encoding universal stress protein, yielding MPGFQKILVGFDGSKGAEAAFELALEIAGRFGASLEVLAILPSPMTDWDPASPEERELLRAPLERCAARAREKKVPFTERIQTGDAARRLLEAARHGQYDLLVIGRRRLARAAYWILGSVSEQVIRHSPCPVLVVEPSP
- a CDS encoding efflux transporter outer membrane subunit → MLPLLSGCLTPTFERPQVPTAQHYKWAPPAKPVHAPPGPTWKVAEPRENLLGKGDWWRIYRDAELDQLEAAALAANPTLAEAFARMMQARAEVLGVKAMFYPTLDFTPWLKSVSNAAQGQWPVPPFPRQLDPWAAVGDTSYEFSLWRQLPQLRAAKEQAKAVQAAFEAIRLSLTSEVAQNYYLLRQIDLELSILDHIIAVFETDLHLTQERTRLGIGQQLDVQRARSQLEQVQGEREGIRWSRAKVENGLAALTGRSASTFHLRPRPLAGEPPAVPAGVPSELLERRPDVARAERLMAAANEQVGVARAAFYPSFYLAGFGGFQSLFFNTLLTLHNAYWAAGPLLDVPIFEGGRLIAGLNAAKASYWVTVQEYRKEVLAAFQEVEDYLSGIRILAEQQRRFGGAVAASSRQVDMTMDRYRRGLANYFEIVQANKEWLTSQRDDAQTLGKRFVLTALLVKGLGGGWEDSSFRPASPQAPALGAAAAPAGRAPNPTPAPPAGNPSAGP
- a CDS encoding cation:proton antiporter, whose protein sequence is MTQVWALASLWFGLALVASLASNWLRISTALSEIIVGMIASTVFAATIGPDLLGTNEPWVKVFAGVGAILLTFLAGAELDPQVFRRKWKEAVAVGAASFLLPSLGCAAAAHYLLGWKVMPSILAGIALAATSVAVVYTVMMEFGFNRTEFGKTILAACFVTDLGTVVTLGLVFAPFTGKTLIFAVALVAVFVGLPWLTRQLFRRYGERPSELETKFLLLCLLGMGALATWAGSEAVLPAYLIGMTLAGSVGRDHSLIRRLRTVTIGLLTPFYFTRAGYLVSIPAVIAAPMGVLFFFLAETFTKIVSVYPVAKSYGSTHKEAMYTTLLMSSGLTFGTIASLFGLSHGIIDKSQYSTLVAAIIGTAIIPTVIANAFFLPRHLLPKADPPASAGGKGGERVSAPREQPD
- a CDS encoding universal stress protein; translated protein: MFEKILVANDGSDPAFRALSAALALARQNHSELHMVCVEEVPYLPELLEEVREAAGTEARRLHHVVERSKAMAAAEAIPLATHLIPGHPVRDIVKLAADLGASLLVIGARGHSAFYERMIGSRADRIVQLAPCPVLILK
- a CDS encoding cupin domain-containing protein, which codes for MKVNLAEVPWEERRSPKGRYHLFQKAISFALGGKKDIGTWAGGHPFDATLVRIPAGAVDWPLHAHAAQWELYGVEEGNGWVRMGERRIDVGPGDWFLAKPQEAHQIENPGPGDLVLLVIANNPEADVVSYAQSGKFFIKPERKIVSESPLSYYDGEE
- a CDS encoding carbohydrate kinase family protein codes for the protein MEVDVLCVGHACYDLAFCVSHHPGPDEKLFSERLALAGGGPAANAAVAIRRLGGSAAFLGYLGSDPFGERHAQELAEEGVETSLLVRGHAPTPLALSLVKPDGSRTVVNHSSATPKLEAALPDWPWPAARAILFDGHEPQLSPPIADEARRRGVPTVLDAGSFHEGTRTLAEVVDYLVASERFAAQATGSTDPEEALSRLAAPHPCVVVTLGERGLIWSSKGKRGRLAAYPVPCVDSTGAGDAFHGAFALGVARRMDWEDLLRFASAAGALACTRLGARQGLPSADEVAELLGRAARHPQALSSGYSSPS